A window from Haloarchaeobius amylolyticus encodes these proteins:
- a CDS encoding Lrp/AsnC family transcriptional regulator, translating to MTLDGLDALDRRILHGLQQDARHVSSRDIAASIPASPSTVRKRIARLEENGIIGGYSADVDYDRAGYQLHVQIVCTAPVAEREAMSDAALSVPGVVRVRELATGERNVVVTVIGEDGDDLTRIATDLSDVGLTVLDEELVRSERTQPFSGFDPERSDARVRAE from the coding sequence GTGACGCTCGACGGGCTCGACGCGCTCGACCGGCGCATCCTCCACGGGTTGCAACAGGACGCCAGACACGTCTCCTCGCGGGACATCGCGGCGTCCATCCCCGCGTCGCCGAGCACGGTCAGGAAGCGCATCGCCAGGCTCGAAGAGAACGGTATCATCGGCGGGTACAGCGCCGACGTCGACTACGACAGGGCGGGCTACCAGCTGCACGTCCAGATCGTCTGTACCGCCCCGGTCGCCGAACGCGAGGCGATGAGCGACGCCGCGCTGTCGGTCCCCGGCGTGGTCCGGGTCCGGGAGCTGGCGACGGGCGAGCGGAACGTCGTCGTGACCGTCATCGGCGAGGACGGCGACGACCTGACCCGCATCGCGACCGACCTGAGCGACGTGGGCCTGACCGTCCTCGACGAGGAGCTGGTCCGGAGCGAGCGGACACAGCCCTTCTCCGGGTTCGACCCGGAGCGCAGCGATGCCCGAGTGCGGGCCGAGTGA
- a CDS encoding putative zinc-binding protein, which yields MDVNYDELPLVYSCSGCSSAAQLANDLAVRLDREGRAEMSCIAGVGGDVAPLVDTATSGRPTLVIDGCPLECARTCLADHDVTPDEHVNLAKAGVSKEYHTDYDDDRADELYDRLAEVADSLATTA from the coding sequence ATGGACGTGAACTACGACGAGTTGCCACTGGTGTACTCGTGTTCTGGCTGTTCGAGCGCCGCACAGCTGGCCAACGACCTCGCGGTCAGGCTCGACCGCGAGGGCCGTGCCGAGATGTCCTGCATCGCGGGGGTCGGGGGTGACGTGGCGCCACTCGTCGACACCGCGACGAGCGGCCGGCCGACGCTCGTCATCGACGGCTGTCCACTCGAATGTGCCCGGACCTGTCTGGCGGACCACGACGTGACGCCGGACGAGCACGTCAACCTCGCGAAGGCGGGCGTCTCCAAGGAGTACCACACCGATTACGACGACGACCGGGCCGACGAGCTGTACGACCGGCTCGCCGAGGTCGCCGACTCGCTGGCGACGACCGCCTGA
- a CDS encoding potassium channel family protein, with protein sequence MSQSSSQDLRVIVAGGGTVGLRTAELLADRGHSVVLVEPDPVRADRLSDEYVGTVIEGDAARPSILRQAQPDRSDVVAALTDDEATNFAVCMAAQRMADIRAVMRISEGEDDLYSEYVDGVVFPESLGARAAVNEIIVEGVRTLEDIGGDVEVVEVEIAADAPAAGRTLEEVRLPRGSLIVVDSAGNRLGGPETVLEPGNRYVVALESDVADEVMNLLRG encoded by the coding sequence ATGTCACAGTCATCATCGCAAGACCTTCGCGTCATCGTCGCCGGCGGCGGAACCGTCGGCCTCCGGACCGCCGAACTGCTCGCCGACCGCGGCCACAGCGTCGTCCTCGTCGAACCCGACCCGGTACGGGCCGACCGTCTCAGCGACGAGTACGTCGGGACCGTCATCGAGGGGGACGCGGCCCGACCCTCCATCCTCCGACAGGCCCAGCCCGACCGCTCGGACGTGGTCGCCGCGCTCACCGACGACGAGGCCACGAACTTCGCGGTCTGTATGGCCGCCCAGCGCATGGCCGACATCCGGGCCGTCATGCGTATCTCCGAGGGCGAGGACGACCTCTACAGCGAGTACGTCGACGGGGTCGTCTTCCCGGAGTCGCTCGGGGCCCGCGCCGCGGTCAACGAGATAATCGTCGAGGGCGTCCGGACCCTGGAGGACATCGGGGGCGACGTCGAGGTGGTCGAGGTCGAGATCGCCGCCGACGCGCCCGCGGCCGGGAGGACGCTGGAGGAGGTGCGCCTGCCCCGCGGGAGTCTCATCGTCGTGGACTCGGCGGGGAACCGCCTCGGCGGCCCCGAGACGGTGCTGGAACCGGGCAACCGGTACGTGGTCGCCCTCGAATCAGACGTGGCGGACGAGGTGATGAACCTGCTCCGCGGCTGA